The segment ATAAATAACGCAGCAATCGATGTCCCACCACTTACTAATGAGAACACGATTAATGTATTACTTGGTGGAATGAGCATCCCTGTTGGTGCAGATGCAATATTAACAGCTGCACTAAATGAGCGGTCATAGCCTTCTTTTTCTTGCAGTGGTGACATTGTTGAACCAACTGCGGCTGCCGCTGCAACTGCTGAGCCCGAAATCGAGCCGAACATCATATTGGCCAATACATTTGTTTGCGCAAGTGAACCAGGCATTCTTCCCGCCAGTACTTTCGCACAATTTACTAAACGCATCGCAATCCCACCGTTATTCATAATAACTCCTGCTAGGATGAAAAATGGGATTGCTAATAACGTAAAGGAATTCATACCTGTGAACATACGTTGCGCAGATGTTTGAAGTGCATTTTCTGGTCCTAATATTGAAAACATGGCAAGAACCGAAGCAATACCAACACTGATACTAATCGGTGCACCAATAATTAGGAAAAATGCTACTCCTAAAAATAATATTAAAGCTGCTATACCGGCAGTAGTCATCTCACTCATACTCCTTTCCTAATCAAAATTAAATGATTTCTAATGGTTTCTTCGTTTTGAAAATAACGTAAATATTGTATACACAATAGAAAATAATGAAAGCTCCACTAATTGGCATCGCCGCATATAAATAGCCGACTGGCACTTTTAAGGCAGCAGACATTTGTGTCCACGCTATTTTCGTCGTTGTTAAACCACCCGATAGTAGGACGAGAGCTGAGAAGAGAATAATACTTATTTCAATGAAAACTTGCGTGACCATTTTCAATCTCTTTGGGAATAAATCTTGGATAAATTCGATTCGCATATGTCCATTTTCACCAAATACAAACGCTGCGCCGAATAATACTAACCAAACAAAGCAATATTTCGCTAGCTCTTCAGAAAAGACGCTTGGATTATTCAATATAAAACGAGTAAATACTTGCCACGTCACAAGGACAACTAATG is part of the Solibacillus sp. FSL K6-1523 genome and harbors:
- a CDS encoding TRAP transporter small permease, coding for MEAIKKILDKILSTICVVIFGALVVLVTWQVFTRFILNNPSVFSEELAKYCFVWLVLFGAAFVFGENGHMRIEFIQDLFPKRLKMVTQVFIEISIILFSALVLLSGGLTTTKIAWTQMSAALKVPVGYLYAAMPISGAFIIFYCVYNIYVIFKTKKPLEII